Genomic segment of Corythoichthys intestinalis isolate RoL2023-P3 chromosome 7, ASM3026506v1, whole genome shotgun sequence:
tgtgtgtgtgggggggggggacgaaaatcacattgtttgattcttaaagaatttatttgcaaatcatggtggaaaataagtatttggtcaataccaaaagttcatctcagtactttgttggtaataatggaggccaaacgttttccgtaactcttcacaagcttttcatacactgttgctggtattttgacccattcctccatgcagatctcctccagagcagtgttgttttggggctgtcgttgggcaacacggactttcaactccctccacagatcttctatggggttgagatctggagactgtctagaccactccaggaccttgaaatgcttcttacgaagccactcctttgttgccctggctgtgtttgggatcgttgtcatgctgaaagacccagccacgtctcatcttcaatgcccttgctgatgaaaggagattttcactcaaaatctatctatgcatggccccattcattctttattttgcacagatcagtcgtcctggtccctttgcagaaaaaactgccccaaagcatgatgtttccacccccatgcttcacagtgggtatggtgttcttcggatgcaattcagtattctttctcctccaaacacatgaacccgtgtttctaccaaaaagttctattttggtttcatctgaccataacacattctcccagtcctcttctggatcatccaaatgctcttagcgaaccgcagacgggcctggacgtgtactggcctcagcagggggacacgtctgccagtacaggatttgagtccctggcggcgcattgtgttactgatagtagcctttgttactgtggtcccagctctctgtaggtcattcactaggtcccccctgtgtggttctgggatttttgctcaccgttcttgttatcattttgacgtcacggggtgagatcttgcatggaaccccagatcgagggagattatcagtggtcatgtatgtcttccattttctaataattgctcccacagttaatttctttacaccaagcgcttCACCTATTGccaattcagtcttcccaggctggtgcaggtctacaattatgtctctggtgtccttcgacagctctttggtcttggccatagtggagtttggagtgtgactgacaggttgtggacaggtgtcttttgtaccgataatgagttaaaacaggtgccattaatacatgtaACGAGTGTAGCCTTGTTGGACCTCGTTAGAgcccgttagaagaagttagacctctttgacatccagaaatcttgcttgtttgtaggtgaccaaatacttattttccactctaatttggaaatgaatttttaaaaaataaaacgatgtgatttttttccccccacatactgtctctcatggttgaggtttacccatgttgacaattacaggcctctctaatcttttcaagtaggagaacttgcacaattggtggttgactaaatacttattgccccactgtatgggaTGACAATCCAAATGACCTATATGactgaacacattatataatgcaaataaagttgcttaaaagttggtggggacaatttgagcatccttaaaagttgttaatgttttgtccctaccttcCCTTTGCCAACCTACGCCTTTGCACGAATAACatataaaactattcaccttctcaccgaaagtAGTAAAAATCATTACATGGCTATTATGAtgcccctactccttgaaatgggaaaagtcaaggtttttttgttgtgcaacaatgaaaaatacattcattGTTGTTTGGGACTATGGTAAATATGCTTGCTGGAGTCCACCCGTCtttcacttcctgacagcgTCTACGTCAGCCCACATGGCTTCTCCCGCTATATGCTTGCCGTCGGCCGCTTTTCACACGGGCTGCCGCGATTGTGAAACAGCCTTTCCTCGTATTTTAAGGCACCTATTCTAAACTGTAAATAGACAATCAAAGAGTCATCTATTAGAGATTTGTGATCATCTCAAGTCCTTACAGGCGGTGTACTAAACTTTGGCTTTTGATGCACCGCTCTCATTGCTCAGGACCATCCTACTCAGCGTCATCTCCCTTCTCAACGAGCCCAACACCTTCTCTCCTGCCAATGTTGATGCCTCCGTGATGTACCGCAGGTGGAGGGAGAGCAAAGGCGAAGACCAGGAATACATTGAAATCATCAGGTAACATCGATTGCCGGAATACTGTTTTGTTACTTGGCTCGAATATATTTAGGTTTGTTGAAAAAGACAAAGCCCATGGAATTTACATTATGTTTGGATTTGTTGTGTAAGGATTAAGAGTTCTTGGTAGGAGTTGgatcctcttggtacctcacgatgcgATAccttttgcgatacaaagctcacgataacgatgatctgacgatatggcgatacaacgattatcgatacattggtcaggaaatcattctcggatattctacaaacaactaacaaacaaaaataagcgtctgctgtgaattggaaagaGTTTATtaatagtagacgtccaatccatttgaactgggtgggtggcagcgaatgaccaTTTCGCTGAcatccctcccacttgaaactgattgaacgtctatggccgtcagtggcagccaatgccgtgcaatgattaccgtattggcccgaatataagacggtgttttttgcattgaaataagactgaaaaagtggggttcgtcttatatttgcggtctagacgttatacctattcacgacgctagatggcgctagatataattgaagtgatgttctgtcatgacagatctcagctactctcacgtctaaccagtttgcattattttattgcaatgtttttccttattcagatttgtttcaagactacagttacagttaaacttcactttgatggttaatgcaattattgcaattttgttgttttatcacaatagattggcttatttacgtttcaaaaaccagaagccatttatttacgaatgtaattgcactttagtttacatatttaaatgttcagatattaagatttgaatgaggcaaaataacatgctttttctctcaaatacagtggggcaaataagtatttagtcaaccaccaattgtgcaagttctcctacttgaaaagattagagaggcctgtaattgtcaacatgggtagacctcaaccacaagagacagaatgtggaaaaaaaaaaaaacagaaaatcacattgtttgatttttaaagaatttatttccaaattagagtggaaaataagtatttggtcacctacaaacaggcaagatttctggctgtctaagatgtctaacttcttctaacgaggtctaacgagactccactcgttacctgtattaatggcacctgttttaactcattatcggtataaaagacacctgtccacaacctcagtcagtcacactccaaactccactatggccaagaccaaagagctgtcgaaagacaccagagacaaaattgtagacctgcaccaggctgggaagactgaatctgcaataggtaaaacgcttggtgtaaagaaatcaactgtgggagcaattagtggaaaatggaagacatacaagaccacttatAATCTCCCTCGGGAGAATCtccacacgggaggacctagtgaatgacctacagagagctgggaccaaagtatcaaaggctactatcagtaacacaatgcggcgtcagggactcaaatcctgcactgccagacgtgtccccctgctaaagaaagtacacgtccaggcctgtctgcggctcgctagagagcatttggatgatctagaagaggactgggagaatgtgttatggtcagatgaaaccaaaatagaacgttttggtagaaacacaggttctcatgtttggaggagaaagaatactgaattgcatccgaagaacaccataccaactgtgaagcatgggggtggaaacatcatgttttggggctgtttttctgcaaagggaccaggacgactgatatgtgtaaaggaaagaaagaatggggccatgtatcgagagatttagagtgaaaatctccttccattagcaagggcattgaggatgaaacgtggctgggtctttcagcatgacaatgatcccaaacacagccagggcaacaaaggaatggcttcgtaaaaagcatttcaaggtcctggagttgcctagccagtctccagatctcaaccccatagaaaatctggagggagttgaaagtccgtgttgcccaacgacggccccaaaacatcactactttagaggagatctgcatggaggaatgggccaaaataccggcaacagtgtgtgaaaagcttgtgaagagttacggaaaacgtttggcctccgttattgccaacaaagggtacataacaaagtattgagatgaacttttggtattgaccacatacttattttccaccatgatttgcaaataaattatttaaaaatcaaacaatgtgattttctgccccccccacacacacacattgtttctcatggttgaggtttacccatgttgataattacaggcaaTTACACAATTAGACAATTACAagtgtgggagaacttgcacaattagtagttgactaaatacttatttgccccactgtatattgttataatcatttgtttcggatgtactgttattattttctgtataaaaattaacctggtgttcaaaaagtctttttccaaacttgagtctttaaaaaaagggggtcgtcttataatcacggccgtcttatattcgggccagtacagTAATTAAAGTAATTCGGAGCCATGAagttcatttacctgttgattttcagttacttcctgttgatttcggggtattttatggttcacttcctgtttatttttcgttacagaacaggaagtgacctgggaatcacccaaatgaataggcagtgactcaaactcaacagaaaatgatctgtaaatgctgtaaaatgaagagcaagtgacctgtaaatgccctgaaaatcggatagAATGAATACTGGTTTCAAGTGGACGAATGTTccaagtctaaatggattgggcgtcgagcaccgttaatgcagccttagagttaacacactattatggtagaagattttggtagcaacttgttggttcctttttctttatatattttgtagacattgacacctttttaaaacgatatctcgatttttggcaggagcatatcgataacattTTGGGATACAAATTATCACgaaatatcaccatttcgatattttgtcacacccctagttcttGGGTAAAATAGGTCATTTGAAGCTGCAAAGTGTAAGAACCACCACCTCTTTTCCCAGGAAGCAGGTGCAGGCTACCAAGAGCGAAGCAGACCTTGACGGCGTCAAGGTTCCCGTCACCCTTGAAGAGTACTGCgtccgcacccaagtgccacccACGGACGACGGCTCCAACCTGTTGTACGACGACAGCTCCAGCCTGTTGTATGACTACGACCCCGATGACGAAGGCCAAGCCGATAACTACCGGGACATTTGTTTTACCGACAATGAGTCTGACAATGACTACTACTAAAACTATCATCCTGTATTATGCActcgccaatgttttttttttttttttttttttttttgccggtgATGTCTCAATTCTCCAGTCATTTtagctgttttgttttgtcagtTTCAAATCTACCACACCATCATCAGGGAAAATGAGAGGTGGGGTGACCCAACTGCAATAATGTGTCAGAAGCCTTGCCACGTTTTGGATCTAAATCCTTCCCTATCATCCTCCATGTACTTTTCTGTTTGCTGCCTAACCAACTTGGAAGTCATTTACTGTAGATTTGTAGCGATACTGGGATGCCTCTGTGAAAGCAGGAAAG
This window contains:
- the LOC130919329 gene encoding ubiquitin-conjugating enzyme E2 R2-like isoform X1, whose product is MAQHGNPVASSQKALMLEMKSLQDEPVEGFKITLVNESDMYNWEVAIFGPPNTHYEGGYFKALLKFPVDYPYSPPSFRFLTKMWHPNIYENGEVCISILHPPVDDPHSGELPSERWNPTQNVRTILLSVISLLNEPNTFSPANVDASVMYRRWRESKGEDQEYIEIISRCRLPRAKQTLTASRFPSPLKSTASAPKCHPRTTAPTCCTTTAPACCMTTTPMTKAKPITTGTFVLPTMSLTMTTTKTIILYYALANVFFFFFFFFAGDVSILQSF
- the LOC130919329 gene encoding ubiquitin-conjugating enzyme E2 R2-like isoform X2, whose protein sequence is MAQHGNPVASSQKALMLEMKSLQDEPVEGFKITLVNESDMYNWEVAIFGPPNTHYEGGYFKALLKFPVDYPYSPPSFRFLTKMWHPNIYENGEVCISILHPPVDDPHSGELPSERWNPTQNVRTILLSVISLLNEPNTFSPANVDASVMYRRWRESKGEDQEYIEIIRKQVQATKSEADLDGVKVPVTLEEYCVRTQVPPTDDGSNLLYDDSSSLLYDYDPDDEGQADNYRDICFTDNESDNDYY